The Solanum pennellii chromosome 7, SPENNV200 DNA segment ttaACCGAGTTATTTTCTCAACAGTTCTTTGAGATGCAACGGAATGATGCTCTTAGGTCTCTGGATATATACCGCAGGGCTGGTCAGCAGGTATCATCCTGACACATTATTTGCAGAGCCAGATAATACATCATAACAGTCGAGAGACTGTTCCTTTGGGAGTTCAGATACATTCCCTGATACATCTCCATTTGTTTTTAGGCGGAAGCACTTTCAGAGTTTTACGAAATATGTAAGAATATTGACGTGGGACGTGGCcagaaatttattaaaattgagCAGGTATGAGATAACTTTTCTGGGAATATGCAATGTTTCTAATTGCCATTATAAATGTCTCTCTAAtcctttttgtgttttatttataatCAAGCCCCCTGCATCATTTTTACAAGCTATGGAGGAGTATGTGAGAGATGCACCACGAGCTTCTACTGTGCGGAAAGATTCGGTAAGATATCTCCTCACACCTTGATAATACATCAATAATCTCTGGATGGAGCTATTAAATGAATAGACAacatacttttatttatttaataatgtttAACAAGCCCCTTCATTTGAAAAGCTCACCAAGCATGCAAAATTACCTTTTTGGATAACGGTAGCCAttagattttaatttgataCGAACAAGTGTGTTTTACTCCAATTAGATTTGAATTTTAATGCAACTTATTTCGACTTCCAGGAACCCAAAGTTATTTTAGCTATTGAGTACAAAAAGGACCCAGAGGTCAAAGATGCTGGCTCTCTTTCTCCCCCTCCACCTGAACCTGAAAAGGAACCTGAACCAAAGCCGGAACCTGTTAAAACGGAAGCTCCTCCAGCAGAAACTGCTGATCTTTTGGTAGTAGTTTCAAGACACGTCTCATCTGTAGCCTTATTGTATTTAACTCTACGATTGGATATTTGAAGCCTTATATTTGTCGTCTGTAGTCTATGGACGATCCTTCTCCGGCTGTTGCAGAACTAGATGAGAAGAATTCCTTGGCTTTAGCTATCATACCAGTTGGTAAGTGTTTCAAATTCAATAGCACCAGATACCTAGAAATGCTCGCAATTCACCAAAGCCCCCGACACAAGATGGATATTCTGACTCTTGGTGCTATCACAGGCTCTACCAACCCACCGACTTCAACTGGTTCAAATTTTACAAATGGAACTTCAGGCTGGGAACTGGCTCTTGTGGAAGCTCCCAGCTCGAATGAGAGTGCCACTACTGCTAGTAAACTGGTACAATTACGCATCTTTCTTGTTTTGTTGCTTTTAATCGGTGTCCATTGATTAGAAAATTGAATGAATCGTGTTGCAAGAGACAAGATTATAATCTCACCATCTCTAATTTGTGGACTGATGTAATGCCTGCAAGTAGAGGTGGATGCAACCTTCGTACAATAGGTACTATAGGTTCAACTGAACCCAGTATTTTGACCTAAGTTGCTCAGCCTCTTCACTGATGGTGTCGCACCCATGTCAAGACGACGTGTGTGTGGGATCCGAACCGGATTTGATCAACTGACTTTGGTTACTTTGACCAAAATCGACGGAGAAATCTGGGACAAATACTAATGATTTCTATAATCAAAACAAAGTGAAggtgaaatttaagaaaatggaATAACTTGTATGTAGCAATTTCTATGTCATTtcgttttcttttttctccttgGGATTTCCTCTTGATCTCGGAATACCTTGTAAGTTTTCCTCATGTCTCATAATTCAGACGCATAACTCTACTTTTAGGTCTTTGGGATTTTTAAAGCTGAACTCCCACACCTATATCCATGCTTGGATACGTACCCTCGTATCTTAAAATTTAGATAATGAAGGATCCGATCTCTAGATCCACACCTATATCAGACACCCGCTCCTGTCCGAAAAACTGagttttgaaaagaaatatgcTTGAAATCGAGAAGAACGAAGAATAGGATCCCATACTTGGTGAAAGGCTGGTGTTGCACAGCCATAGCGCCACCAAAATGTGAATTCCAGATATACATGTGAgaatttgataaatatcaaGTCTCAACGCGATATTTCACATGTACAATGCTAAGAATTTACAGGCTGAACCTTTCAAGTTTATATCGTTGATCTACATGCAGAAATTTAGATGCACCGGTGCACATTCTTCTTCACATGTATAAAGAGTCATACTCATACTGACACTTCCTATTCTGTAAAAATCTAGGGTGGAGGTCTCGATAAACTTACGCTAGATAGTTTGTATGATGATGCAATGAGACAAACCAACCAAAACGTGAGCTATAATCCATGGGAACCTGCACCAGCGGTGGCTCCCATGATGCAAAATGTAGGATATGACCCGTTCTATGTCTCCAACACGGTAGCTGCCCCGACAAATGTGCAGATGGCAGCCATGGCCAGCCAGCAACAGGCTTTCATGttacaacaacagcaacaacaacaacacatgatgatgatgactCCCCAACAACAACCAACTGCAAATCCCTTTGCCAACCCTTATGGAGCAGCTGCCAATCCATACGGCCCTGGTATGCCTGTACAAACCGCCTATAATCCTTATACTGGCCTCATTTGATAAAAAATCCAGAGAGAACATCATGCTATATTCAGCTATTGATTTTGATACTTGGAAGATTAGTGGggtaggaaaagaattattttgttatatatctAGATAGCTTTTCTTGGTTCATTCATTATTTGCAAACATCGTGGGCGCGCTCAATAATTCTTGACTCAAATTTTATCAGTTTTCTGTTTTGTAAGATTTGTGATTGTTGGAACACACCAGATGTATTGTGAAACAAATTTGTTTAATGATTTGTACATCATTTGGATATGAAATCTGGTCTTTTTGTATACTCCATTTTTATTAGGTAatcttctttttgttattaTGCATGTTGCAAGGCAATGTAGTTGCAACATTTGTACTTAAACCAATATTAGAATGAGAAGCATTTGAATTGACCTTTTGATATAGTTACGGAATCTTCATGAATTGGATCGTTATCTTATTTCGTGGTATTTACGCGAGGTTCCTCTTTAAGGAAATCCTCGAAAAGCTTTCTCACACCCCTTTGGATGTCCGCTTTAGTGTGTTTTACGAAGGCTATGCTAGGTTTGGTAATATTCAAAACAAACGAAAAGAGATCGGGTTGCTAAACACCATTCGTGGCATTCTTGCCTTGGCTGCAATCAAAAGGTGCTTTATTTCAATTTGACGTGTAGAATAGAATGTCTTTCAACAACATAAGAGAAGGGGGCAAGAGTAAGCTTCTATTCAACCTCCTTGGTCCTTTTTACATAACACTCTCGGCCGTTCAAGAGAACTGACTATCTTTCTCTTTATATGCACTATCTTGAAAGGCAAAGAAAAAGCATCGGATCAACTGAGAGAAATCCTGAGTAATGAGAGAGATTCTGCACACGAGCGAGCTCTCAAAAAGCCCAATCCTCAAAGGCTAAAACAAATAGATTAGGAATTCGACCTGGGATCCGTCCGTTTCGATCCTTGCCTACTAAACAGTTGCTCCCCCGGATATGTGTATTGAGAGAGTTTGTAACGAATGCTTTTATCAGTACTTGAAATAAGTTTTATTCCTCCTGGCCAATTCATCGAGAATGGCTACATAATGAAATGCAACCAACGTTTATTGGTTAAAGCAACCTCAAAGATTTGAGACCAAAAGTGAGGATGAAACGCGCAAAGTAGATTGTGCACCTGTCGTTTGATCCGTTGGTCCTAAACAATATATTGTGCGAAGCGACCCACTTACAAAAAAACGTCTCCTTATACAAGAATTCGAAGCCTCAAGGGTCATTTTCTAAAAACAAAAACGTACAAAGGCCCTTATGACTTCGGATtcttataaattcaaaatttgagttataattgttaccaaaaaataattaaaagtcaaaataatatctttttttataggGAATATTTTTggctatttatatatattaataaaattagtaaatatCGATAAAATAGTCAAGGAATGGAGATACACTcgattaagttatttttaaaatagttgtttatcatattagtaaaaaaaaaataccaataAAATAGTAGAGTGACATGTTTGGGTGATTTGAGAGTGACAATATCAACAAGAggaaaaagataaaacaatacTCTTTTAaagcaaacaaataaataatttttttgaaaactttacaccacaaaaaaaaaaaaaaaaagagaaaaaaacattaaacaacaaaaattgtCAATTCAAAGAGACTAAATTGGAATAGGTCCTACTCACCTTCCTTTGATAATAACCTTTCCAAATAAGgcaatttaaaattgaatcaaaatcaataaattaaataaaaaacttaatttattaataatgaattattgatttagtttttttaataataattttgattttttaaattattgaactATTAGTTCATAACAATTTGGAGTATTTTTTAACGGATAATGAATAATCTGATggtaaattgaataattatatttatgtcatttAGAATGTAAAATTTTGGACTTAGAGTTTATATTTACACTTTTATTCTGTTTATCTGAAACTTTTTTGGTTATTCAACAAAGTGACAGCGTTTGCATTTGAGTAAGATGCAATCTATTAACTCATGTGCGTGATTCATTTAGTTTATCACCTTGTTTTAAAGTGGTTTTTgatgatctttttttttgtgttaaatCTTAACGGTTAAATCAATAAACAAATTGATAATGACCAATAATCgataattcgatattttaatgtttctataatgatttattatgttCATAATCGATAACGATAAGCAATTAGTCAATATCTTAATAGTACTGTAATAATTTTAGTCTGTCTACAAAGTACAAATCGATAACTAAACAATCGAactaataaagtttaaaattcaACTGATCGATACGCAATTTATTCTCTCATACAATCAAACTTTTTGATAATAATGTCGTTTGTTGGAATATGTTTTTACTACTATagtaaaatataacaaaaaaatcaactttttgtttattttattaagtataaAACTTAACCTTAATTATGGCAATATTGTTACCATAAATAGTTATATTATGAAGAagtctcatcatcatcataacaatAAGAATATCTATTACTTGGGCAACTTTTacatataacaaacaaaaaattcatatttatatgctatagcaaagtttgcattaTTGCGCTCCatatcaaacataaaactgtataattcgctatacatatacaattgtataattcgctggcctaaattgtataattcgctggcctatttcgctgcaattgtataattcgctatcctatttcactgcaattgtataatgcacaattgtataattcgctacctatttcgctgcaatatttgtataaaatttgctttgcatacaattgaatcgaagtaaaatgtatgtatattgcataattataagtgtataggaagaagatataggTTTTTTtgtcgctttatacaaaaacagaaacacaatttatacacttctgttgtataaaacaagagaaaattgtatttcactgcaattgtataattcacaattgtataattctttGGCCTTTTTCGctacaatatttgtataaaatttgcatttgtctacaattgaattgaagtaaaatgtttgtaaattgcataattaagtgtatagcacggagatatatgtttttgcatgtgtatatacaattttctctcgttttatacaaaacataaacacaatttatacacttctgtgtaaaaagcgagagaggcgagcagagggagtgtgacgagcgagaatgggagagtggcgagcgagatttttgggagagaggggactgacaaactttggctaacatttgctatggagcacaattaaatcaaaccgtatctactccatttattttaggttattagtttgttattatatataataatccctaatttcaattcttcatattgtcatgcccattttatttttatttttattaataaactaag contains these protein-coding regions:
- the LOC107026260 gene encoding putative clathrin assembly protein At5g35200 gives rise to the protein MSGGGTQNSLRKTLGSLKDTTTVSLAKINSSYKELDIAIVKATNHVEHPAKEKYIRAIFSAISATRPRADVAYCIHALARRLSKTHNWAVALKTLIVIHRALREVDPTFHEELINYGRSRNRMLNMAHFKDDSSPNAWDYSAWVRSYALFLEERLECFRVLKYDVETDRPRTKDLDTPELLEQLPALQQLLYRINSCQPQGASAHNFVIQLALSMVASESIKIYNAISDGTVNLVDKFFEMQRNDALRSLDIYRRAGQQAEALSEFYEICKNIDVGRGQKFIKIEQPPASFLQAMEEYVRDAPRASTVRKDSEPKVILAIEYKKDPEVKDAGSLSPPPPEPEKEPEPKPEPVKTEAPPAETADLLSMDDPSPAVAELDEKNSLALAIIPVGSTNPPTSTGSNFTNGTSGWELALVEAPSSNESATTASKLGGGLDKLTLDSLYDDAMRQTNQNVSYNPWEPAPAVAPMMQNVGYDPFYVSNTVAAPTNVQMAAMASQQQAFMLQQQQQQQHMMMMTPQQQPTANPFANPYGAAANPYGPGMPVQTAYNPYTGLI